The nucleotide window GAAGGAGGACACGGTGGTGTAGCAGCCGAGGAAACCGGTCACGACGAGCAGCCAGGAGGTGTGCTCGGCGAACACGCCTTGGCCGCTGCTGGCGAGGCCGCCGAATACGCCGATTGCCAGAGCCCCACTGGTATTGACTGTCAGGGTACCCCAAGGAAAGGTCTCGCCAATGCTACGTGCGACCAGCCCCGAAATCCCGAACCGAGCAATCCCGCCGAACATGCTGCCGAAGGCGACCCAGATCGTTCCGTAGACGATATCCATGTCTTTCACTGCTCGTTACGACAGTTCGTGTCGCGATCACCACGATTGCCGGCTGACCCAAAGCCTGCCGTCAGCATGATACAGATAGAATCCTTCGAGGAGCATGTGGATGCGTGTAATTCCCAAGTCCGTCGACTGCCGGACCGCGGCAACAATCGACATCGTGGGCGATAGACCGAGAGTGCCATTCCGCTCGTGCGGTGGGACGTCGATATAGGAAGGCACCACAGCAACCGCTCCAACGAGCAAGAACGAGATGATCTGCCAGAGAACGGTGTAGCGATCGGCCGATGACTTGTGCAGCGTCAGAATTTGCAAACGTTCGTGATCTGCAGGCATGCGCCGTCACTGTCTTCAATTCCTAACAGGCCGGTCATGGATCTCGCTACCGTAGAAAGACGTAACCCATAGCGTTGTAGCGGAGCCGCGAGCAGATTGACGACGGCATCGCAGCTTTGTATGAATTTCACCGATGGGGATGGAGTCCCCCCGACAACCGCCGTGAGGCTGATGACTCCTACCGGGCGCTTTCGCGTCGGTAGGATTGTGTCGAAGACTCTCCCCGATCGTCCCGAGCCGTCAGCCGGAGACCTGGAAGGGTCCCGCATGAAGTCTGTGATTGTCTTGCTGCAACCCCTCCGGGGAATGCTCGCGAGCAGAACTGTTGCGCTATCAGTGCTGTCGGCCGTCACAGCGGCCGCTGGGCCGGGGTTTGGCTTTGGCGCCGAAGCGGACGGTCATGCTGCTGCTCGCTTGGCGCTTTGACGGCACTTGCCGAAACAGCGATCCGGACGAGGCAGAACTAGTCGGGACGTGTGACCATCGTGGAGACGTACTCAGTCGCAGGGATACGCATGTCCTTGCCGGGGGGGGTACGGCGCCCATGAACGGCGTGCGCGGAGCCGGGCGGGGTGATGACGAACGGCGAAGCAGA belongs to Rhodopseudomonas palustris and includes:
- the crcB gene encoding fluoride efflux transporter CrcB yields the protein MDIVYGTIWVAFGSMFGGIARFGISGLVARSIGETFPWGTLTVNTSGALAIGVFGGLASSGQGVFAEHTSWLLVVTGFLGCYTTVSSFSLQTLSLARDGDLRRAAGNVLMSLILCPGLAATGFILTTRIVQ